One genomic segment of Ignavibacteriota bacterium includes these proteins:
- the dusB gene encoding tRNA dihydrouridine synthase DusB: protein MQIGKLNVSSRAFLAPMAEVTDFVFRKIAKDYGAGLTYTQMVSAEGVLKNNFETLRLFTFNRAEKPIGVQLLGNDPEILGKAVREIAKYKPDIIDLNSGCPVDKVYSCKMGAFLLSQPERLGKIVNQMVKNSEGIPISVKIRLGPKEKVNVIDNAKIIEDNGASIITVHARTRNDRYESEAEWEWICKVKENVKIPVIGNGSIFSAEDAIKMINDTKCDAVLLGRGALGNPFIFKQINFLLDGKEYKPTITEISEVALNHIELLEKEQGLTKNLDKAKKNVIWYFKDQDGVWELIDRLYIENTFDGIKAVLKDHTIKLHENFYPHTDVEDINKKFNNKVLFWLAKEEEKFLK from the coding sequence ATGCAAATTGGTAAATTAAACGTAAGCAGCCGAGCTTTTTTAGCTCCAATGGCAGAAGTTACCGATTTTGTATTTAGAAAAATTGCAAAAGATTACGGTGCTGGATTAACATACACACAAATGGTCAGCGCCGAAGGTGTTCTTAAAAACAATTTTGAAACGTTAAGATTATTTACATTTAACAGAGCAGAAAAGCCAATTGGCGTTCAGTTATTAGGAAATGATCCGGAAATTTTAGGTAAAGCAGTTAGAGAAATTGCTAAGTACAAACCTGATATAATTGATTTAAATTCCGGATGTCCGGTTGATAAAGTATACAGTTGCAAAATGGGAGCATTTTTACTTTCGCAGCCGGAAAGACTTGGAAAAATAGTTAACCAAATGGTTAAAAATTCTGAAGGAATTCCTATTTCTGTAAAAATTAGATTAGGCCCAAAAGAAAAAGTTAATGTAATTGATAATGCAAAAATAATTGAAGATAACGGAGCATCAATAATTACCGTTCATGCAAGAACCAGAAATGATAGATACGAATCAGAAGCAGAATGGGAATGGATTTGCAAAGTTAAAGAAAATGTAAAAATTCCGGTAATTGGAAACGGTTCAATTTTTAGTGCAGAAGATGCAATAAAAATGATAAATGATACGAAATGTGATGCTGTTCTTTTAGGACGCGGAGCTTTAGGAAATCCATTTATTTTCAAACAAATTAATTTCCTTCTCGATGGAAAAGAATATAAACCTACAATTACAGAAATTTCTGAAGTTGCACTTAATCACATAGAATTACTTGAAAAAGAACAGGGTTTAACTAAAAATTTAGATAAAGCCAAAAAAAATGTAATTTGGTATTTTAAAGATCAAGACGGCGTTTGGGAATTGATTGATCGCTTATATATTGAAAATACTTTTGATGGAATTAAAGCCGTTTTAAAAGATCATACAATAAAATTGCATGAAAATTTTTACCCGCATACTGATGTGGAAGACATAAATAAAAAATTTAATAATAAAGTTCTTTTTTGGTTAGCAAAAGAGGAAGAAAAATTTTTAAAGTAA
- the pnp gene encoding polyribonucleotide nucleotidyltransferase translates to MYTKEVEIDGKIISIEYGRYAKQSNAAVMVTSGETMVLVVATMANDAKEDQDFFPLSVEYREKAFAAGKYPGGFFKREGRPTEREILSGRLIDRPIRPLFSNSFKNEVQIIAQVYSYDGQNDPDVLAAVGASAALTISNIPFLEPIGEVRIARNDGKFIVNPIKSEIALSDMELTIAGTESSIVMVEGEAQEISEDELLTALKTAHEEIKKIVRIQNELRTECGKPKLVVTEKVIDEQLIKDVNDLAYNKYSEIVATKLGKEERSNQNSELNKTVLEALAEKYPDQENVIKEILHDLEKDLMRKQVLNGGQRLDGRTTTQIRPITVEHSLLRRTHGSALFTRGETQSLTTLTLGTKSDEQIIDGLDEEYSKRFILHYNFPPFSVGEVGRFGNTGRREIGHGNLAERALKFAIPDESIFPYSIRLNSDILESNGSSSMATVCAGSLALMDGGVPSKSAIAGIAMGLIKEGEKYSILSDISGNEDHLGDMDFKVAGSSNGITAIQMDIKIQGLSLEIMENALNQAKTGRLEILGVMNSVLPEPNKELSVYAPKQLTTQINPEKIGMVIGPGGKMIQGIQKEFGVIINIEETGKVFISGQLSENVKKAKEKIIGITAEPEIGKVYNAKVVKIADFGAFVEFLPNQQGLLHISQIDVVRVNKVEDVLKEGEFIKVKLLKVENGKYSLSRKVLLKDVEPEKNSTEEQAN, encoded by the coding sequence ATATACACCAAAGAAGTAGAAATAGATGGTAAAATAATTTCAATAGAATATGGAAGATATGCAAAGCAATCAAATGCGGCAGTTATGGTTACATCCGGAGAAACAATGGTTTTGGTTGTTGCAACAATGGCAAACGATGCAAAAGAAGATCAAGATTTTTTTCCGCTTTCAGTAGAATATAGAGAAAAAGCATTTGCCGCCGGTAAATATCCGGGCGGATTTTTTAAACGTGAAGGAAGACCGACAGAAAGAGAAATACTTTCCGGAAGATTAATTGATAGACCAATTAGACCTTTATTTTCTAATTCGTTTAAGAATGAAGTACAGATTATTGCTCAAGTTTATTCATACGATGGTCAAAATGATCCGGATGTATTAGCAGCTGTTGGCGCATCGGCAGCTTTAACTATTTCGAATATTCCATTTTTAGAACCAATTGGTGAAGTTAGAATAGCAAGAAATGATGGTAAATTTATTGTAAATCCCATTAAATCTGAAATAGCTTTATCTGATATGGAATTAACAATTGCCGGAACGGAAAGTTCAATTGTAATGGTTGAAGGCGAAGCTCAAGAAATTAGCGAAGATGAATTATTGACGGCTTTAAAAACTGCTCATGAAGAAATTAAGAAAATTGTCAGAATTCAAAATGAACTGAGAACTGAATGCGGAAAACCAAAATTAGTTGTTACCGAAAAAGTTATTGATGAACAATTAATTAAAGATGTAAACGATCTCGCGTATAATAAATATTCTGAAATTGTTGCAACAAAATTAGGGAAAGAAGAACGTTCAAACCAAAATAGTGAATTAAATAAAACCGTTCTTGAGGCATTAGCAGAAAAATATCCTGATCAAGAAAATGTGATAAAAGAAATTTTACATGATCTTGAAAAAGATTTAATGCGTAAGCAAGTTCTAAATGGCGGTCAACGTTTGGATGGACGAACAACAACACAAATTAGACCAATAACAGTTGAGCATAGCTTATTAAGAAGAACTCACGGTTCTGCACTTTTTACAAGAGGAGAAACTCAAAGTTTAACAACATTAACTTTGGGTACAAAATCCGATGAACAAATTATTGATGGTTTAGATGAAGAATATTCAAAGAGATTTATTCTTCACTATAATTTTCCGCCTTTTAGCGTTGGTGAAGTTGGCAGATTCGGAAATACCGGCAGACGAGAAATCGGTCACGGAAATTTAGCAGAACGCGCTTTAAAATTTGCTATACCGGATGAATCAATTTTTCCATATTCAATAAGATTGAATTCAGATATTTTAGAATCCAACGGTTCATCATCTATGGCAACAGTTTGTGCCGGTTCGCTTGCACTTATGGATGGCGGTGTTCCTTCAAAAAGTGCTATTGCCGGAATTGCAATGGGTTTAATTAAAGAAGGCGAGAAATATTCTATACTTTCTGATATTTCCGGAAATGAAGATCATCTTGGTGATATGGATTTTAAAGTTGCAGGTTCATCAAATGGAATTACAGCAATTCAAATGGATATAAAAATTCAAGGTTTATCATTAGAAATAATGGAAAATGCTCTTAATCAAGCAAAAACCGGAAGATTAGAAATTCTTGGAGTTATGAATAGTGTTCTTCCTGAGCCAAACAAAGAATTATCAGTTTACGCACCAAAACAATTAACCACTCAAATCAATCCGGAAAAAATTGGAATGGTAATTGGGCCTGGCGGAAAAATGATTCAAGGAATCCAAAAAGAGTTTGGTGTTATTATTAATATTGAAGAAACCGGAAAAGTTTTTATATCCGGACAACTTTCGGAAAATGTTAAAAAAGCCAAAGAAAAAATAATTGGAATAACTGCTGAACCCGAAATTGGAAAAGTCTATAATGCCAAAGTTGTTAAAATTGCAGATTTTGGTGCGTTTGTTGAGTTTTTACCAAATCAGCAAGGTTTACTTCACATTTCACAAATTGATGTTGTAAGAGTTAATAAAGTTGAAGATGTACTTAAAGAAGGTGAATTCATAAAAGTAAAACTTCTTAAAGTTGAAAACGGAAAATATAGTTTATCAAGAAAAGTATTATTAAAAGATGTAGAACCAGAAAAAAATAGTACTGAAGAACAGGCAAATTAA
- the rpsO gene encoding 30S ribosomal protein S15: MSVTKEKKEELIKKYGANEKDSGKSEVQVAILTERINDLKDHFTNHMKDHASRRGLMQMVGKRRRLLDYIKGKDVARYRTLIQELNIRK, translated from the coding sequence ATGTCAGTAACAAAAGAAAAAAAAGAAGAACTAATTAAAAAATATGGAGCAAATGAAAAAGACAGCGGTAAATCAGAAGTTCAAGTAGCAATCTTAACTGAAAGAATTAATGATTTAAAAGATCATTTTACAAATCATATGAAAGATCATGCTTCAAGAAGAGGTTTGATGCAAATGGTTGGTAAAAGAAGAAGACTATTGGATTATATTAAGGGAAAAGATGTTGCAAGATATAGAACTTTAATTCAAGAATTAAATATTAGAAAATAA